A single genomic interval of Lewinellaceae bacterium harbors:
- a CDS encoding glucosylceramidase has protein sequence MKQPLRSGISVGALKSFVWIGFAISLAGCNRSHPSGQDTADHGVVQTWTTTADHSRLLDHQVADLRNSTEASQSVIRIDTGTTMQVIQGFGFALTGGSAQLIRKMDDQSRRELLTELFSSDELGISYLRISIGASDLDAEVFSYNDLPSGNTDPEMAYFSLGRDTSDLIPLLHEILAMRPDLKIMASPWSAPVWMKTNGQSKGGSLKPEYYPAYAQYFVRYLTDMKLQGINIDAITIQNEPEHGGNNPSMVMTATEQAAFIKHDLGPTLRAEGITTRIIIWDHNCDHPEYPLEILGDPDAYPFVNGTAFHLYAGDVSAMGQVHDAYPDKALYFTEQWTGAKGGFGGDFLWHIKNVLIGTLQNWSTVVLEWNLASDPNFEPHTPGGCTECKGALTIADNLVTRNVSYYIIGQAARFVPPGSVRIFSAGEESLSHVAFRRPDGELVLLGLNENDQSISLAIEYGESSFSVAVPARAAITCIWKP, from the coding sequence ATGAAGCAGCCGTTACGATCAGGAATCTCCGTAGGCGCGTTGAAGAGCTTCGTGTGGATTGGTTTTGCGATATCACTGGCTGGTTGTAATCGTTCACATCCGTCCGGACAGGACACAGCCGATCATGGAGTGGTTCAGACCTGGACGACCACGGCGGATCATTCACGTTTGCTGGATCATCAGGTTGCTGATCTGCGAAACAGCACTGAAGCGTCACAATCGGTCATACGCATCGATACTGGTACAACCATGCAGGTCATCCAGGGATTTGGTTTTGCCCTGACCGGTGGAAGTGCACAACTGATCCGGAAGATGGACGATCAAAGCCGCCGCGAGTTGCTGACGGAGTTGTTTTCTTCGGATGAATTGGGGATCAGTTACCTGCGGATATCGATCGGAGCTTCAGACCTGGATGCGGAAGTATTTAGTTACAATGACCTTCCCTCAGGCAATACGGATCCGGAAATGGCCTATTTTTCTTTAGGAAGGGATACTTCTGACCTTATCCCGCTGCTTCATGAAATCCTGGCCATGCGTCCTGATTTGAAGATCATGGCCTCACCCTGGAGCGCTCCGGTATGGATGAAGACCAATGGTCAGAGCAAGGGAGGCAGTCTCAAGCCGGAATATTACCCCGCCTATGCCCAGTATTTTGTGCGCTATCTGACGGATATGAAACTCCAGGGCATCAACATCGATGCGATAACCATCCAGAACGAGCCCGAACATGGAGGGAATAATCCGAGCATGGTGATGACCGCTACCGAACAGGCAGCTTTCATAAAGCACGATCTGGGACCAACCCTGCGGGCGGAAGGAATCACTACCAGGATCATTATCTGGGATCATAACTGTGATCATCCTGAATATCCGCTGGAGATATTGGGAGATCCGGATGCTTACCCATTTGTAAACGGAACAGCATTTCATCTGTATGCCGGGGATGTCTCAGCGATGGGCCAAGTGCATGATGCTTATCCGGATAAAGCGCTTTATTTCACCGAACAATGGACCGGAGCCAAAGGTGGTTTTGGCGGTGATTTTCTGTGGCACATTAAAAATGTTTTGATCGGTACACTGCAGAACTGGAGCACGGTAGTACTGGAATGGAACCTGGCATCTGATCCGAATTTTGAGCCGCACACCCCCGGTGGATGTACCGAATGCAAAGGTGCATTGACCATTGCGGATAACCTGGTTACCCGTAATGTGAGTTATTACATCATCGGCCAGGCAGCCCGGTTTGTTCCTCCCGGATCGGTGAGGATTTTTAGCGCCGGAGAAGAAAGTCTTAGCCACGTGGCTTTTCGTCGTCCTGACGGAGAACTTGTATTATTGGGGTTAAATGAGAATGATCAGTCCATTTCACTGGCCATAGAGTATGGTGAAAGCTCTTTCTCCGTGGCGGTGCCGGCCAGGGCTGCCATCACCTGTATCTGGAAACCTTAG
- a CDS encoding alpha/beta hydrolase produces MSGRSLFALIGFVLLSFAAQTQSVGKVDSGAIDGVGYRVVFPDNWQHKLVMYAHGYEAVGTPIRQSQNPYWIQSMSLFLDRGFAVAASDYANQGLALAQGVDDTEKLRHYFIDQYGKPDTTYIVGHSMGGGVTLSLIENFGDAYDGGLPLCPLSSPLYVQTRKEFDLYATFNGLFPGIVATLEQIFDLQSDSLDKASANMVQRAKIIQEQLNAEDTTTVNAFARKFNLKTGDLPFILFFDEKVLRDLAKRFGGNPFDNTNTLYSGFADDLKVNLTAERMMATTDPDALFAKYDRNGNLSKPVVIMHTMYDQLIPPTYGVVNYENMVHEQGKDAFLVVKYTNGQGHCNFTPAQTATAFDALRAWVHSGVRARPGYVD; encoded by the coding sequence ATGTCCGGGAGATCCCTATTTGCCCTCATTGGATTTGTTCTGCTGAGCTTTGCGGCCCAGACCCAGTCCGTTGGAAAGGTGGACTCCGGAGCAATCGACGGGGTAGGATACCGTGTTGTTTTTCCGGATAACTGGCAGCACAAACTGGTGATGTACGCGCATGGCTACGAAGCCGTGGGCACCCCCATCCGGCAAAGCCAAAACCCCTACTGGATTCAAAGCATGTCATTGTTCCTGGACCGGGGATTTGCAGTGGCTGCATCCGACTATGCCAATCAGGGCCTGGCTCTGGCGCAAGGCGTGGACGACACAGAGAAATTAAGGCATTATTTTATTGATCAGTATGGCAAGCCGGATACGACATATATCGTTGGTCATTCCATGGGGGGTGGCGTTACCCTTTCATTGATTGAAAATTTTGGGGATGCTTACGATGGAGGACTGCCACTGTGCCCGCTGTCCAGTCCGCTTTATGTGCAAACCCGGAAAGAATTTGACCTGTATGCCACTTTCAATGGACTGTTTCCAGGCATAGTAGCCACACTGGAACAGATCTTCGATCTCCAGTCGGATTCGCTGGATAAGGCCAGTGCCAACATGGTCCAGCGGGCCAAGATTATTCAGGAACAGCTCAATGCTGAGGACACCACCACGGTGAATGCATTCGCCCGCAAGTTCAACTTAAAAACCGGAGATCTGCCTTTCATCCTTTTTTTTGATGAAAAGGTCCTGAGGGACCTGGCCAAACGTTTTGGAGGTAATCCTTTTGACAATACCAACACCTTGTATTCCGGGTTCGCAGATGACCTCAAGGTAAACCTAACGGCAGAACGAATGATGGCCACCACAGATCCCGATGCCCTGTTCGCCAAATACGACCGCAACGGCAACCTCTCCAAACCGGTGGTTATCATGCACACCATGTACGATCAGCTGATCCCACCAACCTATGGAGTGGTGAACTATGAAAATATGGTTCATGAACAGGGGAAGGATGCATTCCTGGTGGTAAAATACACCAATGGACAGGGGCACTGTAATTTCACGCCTGCCCAGACTGCGACCGCGTTTGATGCGCTCCGGGCCTGGGTGCATAGTGGAGTCAGAGCCAGGCCGGGATATGTAGATTAA
- a CDS encoding glycoside hydrolase family 95 protein, whose product MIFFTSLFSPELSRAIPVQDSLIDPSTWLWYRQPAAQWEEALPVGNGRLGAMVYGRTSEEIIQLNEETYWSGGPYSSVVQGGYKVLPEIQQALFDGEPLKAHKLFGRYLMGYPVEQQKYQALANLYLFFEGQDSVTDYRRSLDLSTGVVTITYEHKGIKYQREILASAPDQTIAIRLTADHPGSLNLAAQLRGIRNPAHSNYGTDYFQMDVEGDDVLRLTGKSTDYLGIEGKVHYEARVKVLPEGGALSVDGTRIQITNADAVTLYFIAATNFVNYHDVSADQHGRVIACQASIQGLPYAVVKSAAVADHQIFFRRVRLLLPVTANSWLPTDERMQASDQNPDPALAALCYHFGRYLLIASSRPGTQPANLQGIWNNNMNPPWDAKYTTNINTEMNYWPVETGNLSELAEPLITMVKELTDQGSQVAREHYGARGWVFHQNTDIWRVAAPMDGPTWGTFTVGGAWLVTHLWEHFLFTRDTGFLTDIYPVMKGCVEFFMDFLVEHPNGRWLVTNPSNSPENPPKGPGYKYFYDEVTGMYYFTTIVAGSTIDMQILKDLFLDFKAAADILHKDVEFTTQVTTARSRLVPSQVGRDGMLQEWTEDYGQLEEKHRHFSHLYGLYPGNVISLRNTPELVEPVKKVLEQRGDGGTGFSRGWKMALWARLNDGDRANSIFKGYIREQCYPSLFAKCVTPLQVDGSLGVTAGITEMLIQSQEGIIELLPALPEEWKEGRFEGVCARGGFELDMQWKEKRMTRLVLLSKAGMPCRVNAQGIKDVLNRGTSVVFTVMADNTVVFETTAGESYVVEFDQ is encoded by the coding sequence ATGATCTTTTTTACCTCCTTATTCAGTCCTGAATTGTCACGTGCGATCCCTGTCCAGGACTCCCTGATTGATCCGTCCACATGGTTGTGGTACCGGCAGCCAGCAGCCCAGTGGGAGGAGGCCCTGCCGGTTGGAAATGGCCGGCTGGGGGCTATGGTTTATGGTCGTACCAGCGAGGAGATCATCCAGCTTAATGAGGAGACTTACTGGTCAGGAGGGCCATATTCCTCCGTGGTCCAGGGAGGGTATAAGGTTTTGCCGGAAATACAGCAAGCCCTGTTCGATGGAGAACCCCTCAAGGCGCACAAGCTATTTGGTCGATATCTGATGGGTTATCCCGTCGAGCAGCAGAAGTATCAGGCGCTGGCCAACCTGTACCTTTTTTTTGAAGGGCAGGACTCGGTTACCGATTACCGGCGCTCTCTTGACCTCTCTACCGGCGTGGTGACCATCACTTATGAGCATAAAGGCATCAAATACCAACGAGAGATTCTTGCTTCGGCGCCGGATCAGACCATTGCCATCAGGCTCACGGCCGATCATCCCGGAAGTCTGAACCTGGCAGCTCAATTGCGGGGCATCCGCAACCCTGCACATTCCAATTACGGCACCGATTATTTTCAGATGGATGTCGAAGGGGACGATGTCCTCAGGTTGACCGGTAAATCTACCGACTACCTGGGGATCGAAGGCAAGGTACATTATGAAGCCCGGGTGAAGGTGTTACCGGAAGGTGGTGCGTTATCTGTCGACGGTACACGAATTCAGATCACCAATGCGGACGCGGTTACCCTTTATTTCATAGCTGCTACCAACTTCGTCAACTACCATGATGTGTCGGCAGATCAGCATGGCCGAGTTATAGCCTGTCAGGCGAGCATCCAGGGTCTTCCCTATGCAGTTGTCAAATCTGCTGCTGTAGCCGACCATCAGATCTTTTTCCGGCGGGTACGGCTCTTGCTACCGGTAACGGCTAATTCCTGGTTACCTACCGATGAACGAATGCAGGCCAGTGATCAAAATCCGGACCCTGCACTGGCTGCCCTGTGCTATCATTTTGGCCGGTACCTGCTGATTGCTTCTTCCCGTCCCGGTACGCAGCCTGCCAACCTCCAGGGAATCTGGAACAATAATATGAATCCACCGTGGGATGCCAAATACACCACGAACATCAATACGGAAATGAATTACTGGCCGGTGGAGACCGGCAATCTGTCCGAGCTGGCAGAACCGCTGATCACCATGGTGAAGGAATTGACCGATCAGGGATCCCAGGTGGCTAGGGAACATTACGGCGCCCGGGGATGGGTGTTCCACCAGAATACGGACATCTGGCGGGTGGCTGCACCTATGGACGGGCCGACGTGGGGAACGTTTACGGTCGGTGGCGCCTGGCTGGTCACCCACTTGTGGGAGCATTTTTTGTTCACCCGCGACACCGGTTTCCTGACGGACATCTACCCGGTGATGAAGGGATGTGTAGAGTTCTTCATGGATTTTCTGGTCGAACATCCGAATGGCCGGTGGCTGGTTACCAACCCATCCAATTCTCCGGAGAATCCTCCTAAGGGGCCTGGCTATAAATACTTTTACGATGAGGTGACCGGCATGTATTATTTTACTACGATAGTTGCCGGTTCCACCATTGATATGCAAATCCTAAAAGATCTTTTTCTGGATTTTAAAGCAGCCGCGGACATACTGCACAAGGATGTGGAGTTTACAACGCAGGTCACTACAGCCCGTTCCCGCCTGGTACCTTCCCAGGTGGGCAGAGATGGTATGCTCCAGGAATGGACCGAGGATTACGGACAGCTCGAAGAGAAACACCGGCATTTTTCCCATTTGTATGGACTCTATCCGGGTAATGTCATTTCACTGCGAAATACCCCGGAACTGGTTGAACCGGTCAAAAAAGTGCTCGAACAGCGCGGAGACGGAGGTACCGGCTTTTCCCGTGGTTGGAAAATGGCTTTATGGGCGAGGCTGAATGACGGAGACCGCGCGAACTCGATATTCAAAGGTTATATCCGGGAACAGTGTTATCCGTCCCTCTTTGCCAAATGTGTTACGCCTTTACAGGTAGATGGCTCTCTTGGGGTTACCGCCGGCATTACCGAGATGCTGATTCAATCCCAGGAAGGCATAATCGAACTTTTACCGGCATTACCAGAAGAATGGAAGGAAGGGCGATTCGAAGGAGTTTGTGCCCGGGGAGGATTTGAGCTGGATATGCAGTGGAAGGAAAAACGGATGACAAGACTTGTTCTCTTATCAAAAGCCGGTATGCCATGTCGGGTCAATGCACAGGGGATCAAAGATGTTCTTAACCGTGGAACCAGCGTGGTTTTTACGGTAATGGCGGATAATACTGTTGTATTTGAGACCACCGCGGGTGAATCGTATGTGGTGGAATTTGATCAATAG
- a CDS encoding PepSY domain-containing protein, with protein sequence MANTAKQRQTSNTFRVIHRYLGFFLVGIMAVYATSGIIMIFRDTDFLKEEEHITKQIKPWASDQELGQLLGMRQLNIDKTEGDLVFFRNGTYNRSTGEAQLTIKELPEVLNKMTQLHKARSADPLFFLNLFFGVSLLFFVISAFWMFMPSTPVFKKGMYFTIGGIVLTLILLFLK encoded by the coding sequence ATGGCAAACACCGCAAAACAAAGACAAACGAGTAATACCTTCCGGGTAATCCACCGCTACCTGGGATTTTTCCTGGTCGGAATCATGGCCGTCTATGCCACGAGCGGGATCATTATGATCTTTCGGGATACAGATTTCCTGAAGGAAGAAGAACACATTACCAAACAGATCAAGCCCTGGGCTTCGGATCAGGAACTGGGTCAATTGTTGGGCATGCGCCAGTTGAATATTGATAAGACGGAAGGTGACCTGGTGTTTTTCAGAAATGGTACCTATAACCGGTCTACCGGGGAGGCACAGCTCACCATCAAAGAATTGCCTGAAGTATTGAATAAAATGACGCAACTGCACAAGGCACGTTCTGCAGATCCGCTGTTTTTCCTGAATCTGTTTTTCGGAGTTTCCCTGTTGTTTTTTGTCATTTCGGCATTCTGGATGTTCATGCCTTCCACACCGGTATTCAAAAAAGGCATGTATTTCACGATAGGAGGAATCGTACTCACACTGATCCTTTTGTTCCTAAAATAG
- a CDS encoding SDR family oxidoreductase codes for MDFKGKNIIVTGGAGVGVGGGVCEALNVLGAQLLIVDNNGQSLIQAEKKYKQARLYQSDISTMNGVDDLFDRIFSDFPQVYGLVNNAGIGLSKEAHTVAEPEYDRLMAVDLKAVWMCSRRFAQQLINQGHPGNIVNIASVHAHSTMARYALYSAAKNGIRGLTMGMAIELGKHNIRVNAVGPGYVHAEQNMDLIRTWTNDPEAWVEGYRKNQQAIERFVDPVDVGQVVAFLLSEQSRAVTGQLIYVDNGATSLLYNRDFTE; via the coding sequence ATGGATTTTAAAGGGAAAAATATCATTGTAACAGGAGGCGCCGGTGTCGGTGTAGGGGGTGGTGTTTGTGAAGCGCTGAATGTTCTTGGTGCGCAATTACTGATTGTCGACAATAACGGGCAGTCGCTCATACAGGCAGAGAAGAAGTATAAGCAAGCCCGTCTCTACCAGTCGGATATCAGTACGATGAACGGGGTGGATGACCTCTTCGATCGCATATTCAGCGATTTCCCCCAGGTATACGGTTTGGTCAACAATGCCGGGATCGGATTGAGCAAGGAAGCTCATACGGTAGCCGAACCGGAATACGACCGACTCATGGCTGTAGACCTGAAAGCTGTATGGATGTGTTCCCGGCGCTTCGCTCAACAATTGATCAACCAGGGGCATCCGGGAAATATCGTCAATATCGCCTCCGTACATGCCCACTCCACCATGGCCAGATACGCCCTTTACAGTGCAGCAAAAAATGGTATCAGGGGCCTGACCATGGGTATGGCAATTGAATTGGGCAAGCACAATATCCGGGTCAATGCAGTGGGTCCAGGCTACGTACATGCAGAACAAAATATGGACCTGATCCGGACCTGGACCAATGATCCAGAAGCATGGGTAGAAGGTTACCGTAAGAACCAGCAAGCCATAGAGCGATTCGTTGATCCGGTCGATGTCGGCCAGGTCGTTGCCTTTCTTCTCTCGGAACAATCGCGCGCGGTGACCGGGCAGTTGATCTACGTGGACAATGGCGCCACCAGCTTGTTGTATAATCGCGACTTTACCGAATAA
- a CDS encoding VOC family protein, which produces MKNPKASHLQPWLVIAEAAKAIAFYKQAFNMQETYRMEDPGGGLVVRLESGPACIWVSNDPDDGPLGGGNVRMILIVPDPDSVFSRAIAAGATAINEVREDYGWRLGRLEDPFGLHWEVGFEL; this is translated from the coding sequence ATGAAAAACCCGAAAGCATCCCACCTTCAGCCCTGGCTGGTTATTGCAGAAGCTGCAAAAGCAATCGCATTCTACAAGCAGGCATTTAACATGCAGGAGACCTACCGCATGGAAGATCCCGGTGGTGGGTTGGTCGTTCGCCTGGAATCCGGGCCGGCGTGCATCTGGGTTAGCAATGATCCGGATGATGGCCCGCTTGGTGGTGGCAATGTACGCATGATCCTGATCGTCCCGGACCCGGACAGCGTGTTCTCCCGCGCCATCGCCGCCGGGGCCACAGCAATCAATGAAGTCCGTGAAGATTATGGATGGCGCCTCGGACGTCTGGAAGACCCCTTTGGTTTACACTGGGAAGTAGGTTTTGAACTGTAA
- the purL gene encoding phosphoribosylformylglycinamidine synthase → MIQFFGSPTNLLYAVEVDHALIPADRAKLSWLFGNVNHLEEKHVQGHFIGPRAAMITPWSTNAVEITQNMGINGIRRIEKFIPDDHGKTTFDPMLSQKYAQLDQQLYTIDIEPAPIEEIRDIAAYNESEGLALSTEEITYLETLAHRLGRPLTDSEVFGFSQVNSEHCRHKIFNGTFIIDGEEKAASLFALIKKTSKAHPNSIVSAYKDNVAFLKGPRLNQFAPKSADHPDYYEKKPFDSVVSLKAETHNFPTTVEPFNGAATGSGGEIRDRMAGGQGSLPLAGTAIYMTAYSRLDENRPWEKAMSERPWLYQTPMDILIKASNGASDFGNKFGQPLIAGSLLTFEHEEQGRKLGYDKVIMLAGGVGMGKANQAQKHTPKPGDKIVLLGGDNYRIGMGGAAVSSADTGEYHSGIELNAVQRSNPEMQKRVANAVRSLVENEENPIVAIHDHGAGGHLNCFSELVEATGGIIDLDQLPIGDPTLSMKEVIGNESQERMGLVLPQKSIGALQRIADRERAPMYVVGEVTGDGRFVFTSSASGAKPMDLALLDIFGSSPRTIMTDVSVAYSYHPVTYDVAELHHYLEQVLRLEAVACKDWLTNKVDRCVGGLVARQQCAGPLQLPLNDCGVMALGYDTHFGIATAIGHAPASALINSAAGSRIAITEALANIIWAPLEEGLKSVSLSANWMWACRNAGEDAALYQAVQAASDFCIDLGINIPTGKDSLSMKQKYGSEEVIAPGTVIISAAGVCDNIRGIVEPVFQPGSGSIYYINLSGDAYHLGGSSFAQVRNRIGDQTPDVLDAAGLAKAFDVIQELIHDGKIAAGHDVSAGGLITTLLEMCFADNNLGAQVDLSALGESDPVRVLFAENSGLVLQLKDDSDGAALEDIPLPWHRLGRVVKANDLTVTISNDSYKFTVDHYRDVWYETSRLLDRKQTAGNLADERFNNYKHQPLTYLFPAVNTGRIQSPGTTRPIAAVLREKGSNSERELAHALFMAGFEVRDVHMTDLMSGRETLDDVQFLGAVGGFSNSDVLGSAKGWAGAFKYNDKARIALEHFFQRDDVLSIGICNGCQLFIELGLINPDHDHKPKMGFNDSHKHESAFTSVTIPENNSVMLSSLAGTTLGVWISHGEGKFIFPNPEEEYNIIAKYGYDAYPSNPNGSDFNTAMLATKDGRHLVTMPHIERSMFPWNWAHYPKDRQDEVSPWHLAFVNARKWLEGRN, encoded by the coding sequence ATGATCCAATTTTTTGGAAGCCCCACGAACCTCCTTTACGCAGTAGAGGTTGATCATGCATTGATTCCAGCAGACCGGGCCAAGTTGTCCTGGCTGTTTGGCAACGTCAATCATCTGGAGGAGAAGCATGTTCAAGGTCATTTCATCGGCCCACGTGCAGCCATGATCACCCCCTGGAGTACCAATGCGGTAGAGATCACCCAAAATATGGGTATCAACGGGATACGCCGTATCGAGAAGTTTATCCCCGACGACCATGGAAAAACCACATTTGATCCGATGCTGTCCCAGAAGTATGCCCAGCTCGATCAACAACTTTACACCATTGATATTGAGCCGGCGCCCATCGAGGAGATCAGAGACATAGCCGCTTACAACGAGTCCGAAGGCCTGGCTCTCAGCACTGAAGAAATCACCTACCTGGAAACCCTGGCTCACCGCTTGGGCCGCCCCCTGACCGACTCGGAAGTGTTCGGGTTTTCACAGGTCAATAGCGAACATTGCCGCCATAAGATCTTCAATGGCACCTTCATCATCGATGGTGAGGAAAAGGCGGCATCCCTGTTTGCGCTCATTAAAAAGACTTCCAAAGCTCATCCGAATTCGATCGTATCCGCCTATAAGGACAACGTGGCATTCCTCAAAGGACCTCGCCTCAATCAGTTTGCACCCAAATCGGCGGATCATCCGGATTATTACGAGAAGAAACCTTTCGACTCCGTCGTTTCCCTGAAAGCAGAGACGCACAATTTTCCGACTACCGTAGAACCTTTCAACGGGGCCGCAACCGGTTCCGGTGGAGAGATCCGGGACCGCATGGCAGGAGGACAGGGCTCATTGCCACTTGCAGGCACAGCCATCTACATGACCGCATACTCCCGGCTGGATGAAAACCGGCCATGGGAAAAAGCCATGTCCGAGAGACCCTGGTTGTATCAAACCCCGATGGATATCCTCATCAAGGCATCCAACGGAGCATCCGACTTTGGCAATAAATTCGGGCAACCACTGATCGCCGGCTCCCTCCTCACCTTTGAACACGAAGAACAGGGCCGCAAACTGGGTTACGACAAAGTGATCATGCTGGCCGGTGGCGTGGGTATGGGCAAGGCCAATCAGGCACAAAAACACACGCCGAAACCAGGCGATAAAATCGTACTGCTGGGCGGCGACAATTACCGGATCGGTATGGGCGGAGCTGCCGTATCGTCTGCCGATACCGGAGAATACCACTCTGGCATTGAACTCAATGCCGTGCAGCGGTCCAACCCCGAAATGCAGAAACGGGTTGCCAATGCAGTCCGCAGCCTGGTAGAAAACGAAGAAAACCCGATTGTTGCCATCCATGACCATGGCGCTGGTGGACACCTGAATTGCTTCTCGGAACTGGTTGAAGCGACCGGTGGCATCATCGATCTGGATCAGCTACCCATCGGCGACCCTACCCTTTCGATGAAAGAAGTCATCGGCAACGAATCCCAGGAGCGTATGGGATTGGTCTTGCCGCAAAAAAGTATAGGTGCCCTGCAACGCATCGCCGATCGGGAACGAGCTCCCATGTACGTAGTGGGTGAGGTTACCGGTGATGGAAGGTTTGTATTTACCTCCTCGGCATCCGGAGCCAAGCCCATGGATCTGGCCTTACTCGACATTTTTGGGAGCTCGCCAAGGACCATCATGACCGACGTCTCAGTCGCATACAGCTATCATCCGGTGACCTATGACGTTGCGGAATTGCACCATTATCTGGAGCAGGTGCTGCGTCTGGAAGCCGTCGCCTGCAAGGACTGGCTGACCAATAAAGTTGACCGGTGTGTAGGAGGACTGGTGGCCAGACAGCAATGTGCCGGCCCCCTTCAACTGCCGCTTAACGACTGCGGTGTAATGGCTCTGGGTTACGACACCCATTTTGGTATCGCGACCGCTATCGGGCATGCTCCGGCGAGCGCCCTGATCAATTCGGCGGCCGGTTCCCGCATTGCCATCACCGAAGCATTGGCCAACATCATCTGGGCTCCCCTCGAGGAAGGGCTGAAGTCCGTATCCCTATCGGCTAACTGGATGTGGGCGTGCCGCAATGCCGGCGAGGATGCGGCATTGTATCAGGCGGTACAGGCTGCGTCCGATTTTTGCATTGATCTCGGCATCAATATTCCAACCGGAAAGGACTCTCTGTCGATGAAACAAAAATACGGCAGTGAAGAAGTAATTGCTCCGGGGACGGTGATCATCTCTGCCGCAGGGGTTTGTGATAACATTCGCGGCATTGTAGAACCGGTCTTCCAACCAGGAAGCGGCTCGATCTACTACATCAATCTTTCCGGAGATGCCTACCATCTGGGAGGCTCATCCTTTGCCCAGGTCCGGAACAGAATTGGAGACCAGACACCCGATGTCCTGGATGCTGCCGGGCTGGCAAAGGCCTTCGATGTTATTCAGGAACTCATCCATGATGGCAAGATCGCGGCTGGGCATGATGTATCCGCTGGTGGCCTGATCACCACCTTACTGGAGATGTGCTTTGCCGACAATAACCTGGGAGCTCAGGTGGACCTCTCCGCACTTGGAGAATCCGATCCGGTCAGGGTATTGTTTGCTGAAAACAGTGGCCTGGTCCTGCAGCTGAAGGATGATTCCGATGGTGCAGCTCTGGAAGACATCCCCTTGCCCTGGCACCGATTAGGGCGGGTGGTAAAAGCAAATGATCTGACCGTCACGATAAGCAATGACTCCTACAAGTTTACCGTGGATCACTACCGGGATGTGTGGTACGAAACTTCACGACTCCTTGATCGCAAACAAACGGCAGGTAACCTGGCCGATGAGCGCTTCAATAATTATAAGCACCAACCACTGACCTATCTATTTCCTGCGGTTAATACCGGCCGGATACAATCACCTGGTACCACCCGGCCCATTGCTGCCGTTTTGCGTGAAAAAGGAAGCAATTCCGAACGGGAGCTGGCACATGCCTTGTTTATGGCCGGATTTGAAGTACGTGATGTACATATGACCGACCTGATGTCGGGAAGGGAAACCCTGGACGATGTGCAATTCCTGGGAGCAGTAGGTGGATTTTCCAATTCCGACGTTCTGGGATCAGCGAAAGGATGGGCGGGAGCCTTTAAATACAACGACAAAGCCCGCATTGCCCTGGAGCATTTCTTCCAGCGTGATGATGTACTTTCCATTGGCATTTGCAATGGCTGCCAGCTCTTCATTGAACTCGGGTTGATCAACCCAGACCACGACCACAAGCCGAAAATGGGCTTCAACGATTCACACAAGCACGAATCTGCGTTCACCTCGGTGACCATCCCTGAAAACAATTCAGTCATGTTATCCAGCCTGGCCGGGACCACTTTAGGGGTATGGATCTCACATGGTGAAGGAAAATTCATTTTCCCAAATCCAGAAGAGGAATACAACATCATTGCGAAATACGGATACGATGCCTATCCGTCCAACCCTAACGGCAGTGATTTCAATACGGCGATGCTGGCCACGAAGGACGGCCGCCATTTGGTAACCATGCCACACATCGAGCGGTCGATGTTTCCGTGGAACTGGGCACATTATCCCAAAGACCGCCAGGATGAAGTTTCACCTTGGCATCTGGCCTTTGTGAATGCAAGGAAGTGGCTGGAAGGCCGCAATTAA